A region of Candidatus Zixiibacteriota bacterium DNA encodes the following proteins:
- a CDS encoding type IV secretion system DNA-binding domain-containing protein gives MNDQGITILGETNYRNQRKRFGIKDHDRQRHVYVVGQTGMGKSTLLLNMLVQDIQRGKGVALIDPHGDLAEQLLDHIPQRRMTDVIYINPADTEYPVGINLLDGDKSAGRHLIASHLVDIFKKIWSDSWGPRLEYILRNTILVLLECNGHTLLSIPRLLIDPEFRAVVLSKVQDPVVRTFWQVEYELYPKVFRTETISPIQNKVGQFLSVPVMRNILGQAQNKVDFRSVMDSRRILIVNLAKGRLGEDNTGLLGSLIVSKLFLTAMSRSDTLQSKRKPYTVYIDEFQSFASDNFAHTLSEMRKFGLHLVLAHQYLAQLPLKLKSAVFGNVGTIMAFRIGAEDGEYLEKEYFPTFKASDLQSLSAYDTYVKLSIEGKTTEAFSAQTLPEPTGQDSHRDAIIQLSRIRYGEDRSLVESQIESWMADPIKSMFDTGNTK, from the coding sequence ATGAATGATCAGGGTATTACCATTTTGGGCGAGACAAACTACCGCAATCAGCGGAAGCGGTTTGGGATCAAGGATCATGACCGACAACGGCATGTTTACGTCGTCGGACAGACTGGAATGGGCAAATCTACGCTCTTGCTAAACATGCTGGTTCAGGACATACAGCGTGGTAAGGGTGTAGCCCTGATAGACCCGCACGGCGACTTGGCGGAGCAGTTGTTAGATCATATCCCCCAGAGACGAATGACCGATGTCATCTACATCAACCCGGCTGACACTGAATATCCGGTGGGAATAAACCTGCTTGACGGCGACAAGTCTGCCGGACGCCATTTGATCGCCTCTCATCTGGTTGACATTTTCAAGAAGATCTGGTCTGATTCCTGGGGACCTCGACTTGAGTACATTCTAAGGAATACGATTCTTGTATTACTCGAGTGTAATGGACACACATTGCTCTCGATTCCTCGTTTACTAATCGATCCCGAATTCCGGGCGGTTGTGCTCAGTAAGGTGCAAGACCCGGTTGTCCGCACCTTCTGGCAGGTGGAGTATGAGTTGTATCCAAAGGTTTTTCGGACTGAGACAATATCTCCAATCCAGAACAAGGTTGGTCAGTTCCTATCGGTGCCGGTGATGCGGAACATCCTCGGACAGGCCCAAAACAAGGTTGATTTCCGCTCGGTAATGGATTCACGCAGGATCTTGATCGTAAACCTGGCCAAAGGGCGGCTTGGAGAGGACAACACCGGCCTTTTGGGTTCTCTCATCGTCTCTAAGCTATTTCTAACCGCGATGTCGCGGTCAGATACACTACAAAGCAAGCGAAAGCCATATACTGTATATATTGATGAATTCCAGAGTTTTGCTTCGGATAACTTTGCCCACACACTCTCTGAAATGCGCAAATTTGGCCTCCATTTGGTCTTGGCGCACCAATACCTGGCCCAACTACCGCTGAAGCTCAAATCAGCCGTATTCGGTAATGTGGGGACAATAATGGCGTTTAGGATAGGCGCTGAGGACGGTGAATATCTCGAAAAGGAATATTTCCCAACGTTCAAAGCTTCGGATCTACAGTCACTCTCCGCGTACGACACCTATGTCAAGCTATCCATCGAGGGTAAGACAACCGAAGCTTTCAGTGCCCAGACACTGCCAGAACCAACTGGACAAGACAGTCATCGTGATGCCATTATTCAGCTATCACGAATACGATACGGGGAAGATCGATCACTCGTCGAATCGCAGATAGAGTCCTGGATGGCTGATCCAATCAAGAGTATGTTTGACACAGGCAATACGAAGTAA
- a CDS encoding PD-(D/E)XK nuclease family protein — protein MNTNRNGHPTDHVSVSQINLYLMCPLKYRYVYVDKLPRPFKPIELALGTAFHAAVEWWHKRRKNGSSPSAEDVGRILAADLRAQAEEKLQYKNGESLDDV, from the coding sequence TTGAACACCAATCGGAACGGTCATCCGACAGATCATGTCTCAGTATCGCAGATCAACCTCTACCTGATGTGTCCGCTCAAATACCGCTACGTGTATGTGGACAAGCTGCCACGCCCATTCAAGCCAATTGAATTGGCGCTCGGCACCGCATTCCACGCGGCGGTTGAATGGTGGCACAAACGCAGGAAGAACGGTTCGTCTCCGAGTGCTGAGGATGTCGGAAGGATTCTGGCAGCCGACCTACGAGCGCAGGCTGAGGAGAAACTGCAGTACAAGAACGGCGAGTCACTCGATGATGTAAT